The following proteins are co-located in the Mesorhizobium sp. M1E.F.Ca.ET.045.02.1.1 genome:
- a CDS encoding spermidine/putrescine ABC transporter substrate-binding protein, translating into MSKSYRDGLPISPEKFVDQLMRLKRGSISRRDFLGLTGLGVATAVMARELGIMPTPALAAENLGDRMSIATWPNYHDPQTFENFKAETGVAVEVNVFGSNEEMLAKLQAGGSGWSLFVPTNYTISTYKKLGIIEPLDMAKLGNFDGSQEDARFTAEGTIDGTIYAVPKNWGTTGFAVNTKKLAKPMSSWKEFWDTAMAEGDGRTMVHDYQLTTIGNALKYYGYSFNSLKQDELAKAEELLLKVKPHLFAVSSDYQPSMRSGDAWMTMCWTNDGAQLHRDIAEIAYVLGKEGGEIWTDFYAIPKDAPNKPAGYALLNYLMNPKVAVKEHLANGAPSTDARVNALLPKEVLDNPILYPAADLLKPLEFGAAATLTDPGRAELMARFKSA; encoded by the coding sequence ATCCTATCGTGACGGACTACCGATAAGCCCCGAGAAATTCGTCGACCAATTGATGCGCCTGAAGCGCGGCTCGATCAGCCGGCGCGACTTCCTCGGCCTCACTGGCCTTGGCGTCGCCACCGCAGTGATGGCGCGCGAGCTTGGCATCATGCCGACACCGGCCCTTGCCGCCGAAAACCTCGGCGACCGCATGTCGATCGCTACCTGGCCGAACTATCACGACCCGCAAACCTTCGAGAACTTCAAGGCCGAGACGGGCGTCGCCGTCGAGGTCAATGTCTTCGGCTCGAACGAGGAGATGCTGGCCAAGCTGCAGGCCGGCGGCTCGGGCTGGAGCCTGTTCGTGCCGACCAACTACACCATCTCGACCTATAAGAAGCTCGGCATCATCGAGCCGCTGGACATGGCAAAGCTCGGCAATTTCGATGGCTCGCAGGAGGACGCGCGCTTCACCGCCGAAGGCACGATCGACGGGACGATCTACGCCGTGCCGAAGAACTGGGGTACGACCGGCTTTGCGGTCAACACCAAGAAGCTCGCCAAGCCGATGTCGAGCTGGAAGGAGTTCTGGGACACGGCCATGGCGGAAGGCGACGGCCGCACCATGGTGCATGACTACCAGCTCACCACGATCGGCAACGCGCTGAAATATTACGGCTACTCGTTCAACTCGCTGAAGCAGGACGAACTCGCCAAGGCCGAGGAACTGCTGCTCAAGGTCAAGCCGCATCTGTTCGCGGTGTCGAGCGACTACCAGCCGTCGATGCGCTCGGGCGACGCCTGGATGACGATGTGCTGGACCAATGACGGAGCGCAGCTCCATCGCGACATTGCCGAGATCGCTTATGTGCTCGGTAAGGAAGGCGGCGAGATCTGGACCGACTTCTACGCCATCCCGAAGGATGCGCCGAACAAGCCGGCCGGCTATGCGCTGCTCAACTACCTGATGAACCCGAAGGTGGCGGTGAAGGAGCATCTGGCCAATGGCGCGCCCTCGACCGACGCGCGGGTCAACGCGCTGCTGCCGAAGGAGGTACTCGACAATCCGATCCTCTATCCGGCCGCCGACCTTTTGAAGCCGCTCGAATTCGGCGCCGCCGCGACGCTCACCGATCCGGGCCGTGCCGAGCTGATGGCGCGCTTCAAGTCGGCTTGA
- a CDS encoding ABC transporter permease, translated as MRGNLVRKNLLTALLLAPATLWLVVFLVLPFIAIAIFSVGERAPEGGYQAALTFAQYANLPARATAFWNTMVLAPVGAFACLLVAYPVAYYLALRAPQRWRLILLALIVIPFWTSLLMRTYAWMYILGGRGIPALLAYVGIEDLRLINTPGAVLLGIVYGYLPLMILPIYVSLERLDRRLLEASADLGATPLFTFLGVTLRLSLPGVMTGFSLVMILLLGEYLIPTLLGGGKVFFIGNALVDLFLQSRNWPFGSAIAITLVLVSVAVLIVANRISTRLSGARRVDLI; from the coding sequence ATGCGCGGCAATCTTGTTCGCAAAAACCTACTGACCGCGCTGCTGCTCGCTCCGGCGACGCTGTGGCTTGTTGTCTTCCTGGTCCTGCCGTTCATAGCCATCGCCATCTTCAGCGTCGGCGAGCGGGCGCCCGAGGGTGGATACCAGGCTGCGCTGACGTTCGCGCAATATGCCAATCTGCCGGCGCGGGCGACCGCGTTCTGGAACACGATGGTGCTGGCGCCGGTCGGCGCGTTCGCCTGCCTGCTCGTCGCTTACCCCGTCGCCTACTATCTGGCGCTGCGCGCGCCGCAGCGCTGGCGGTTGATCCTGCTCGCGCTGATCGTCATCCCGTTCTGGACCAGCCTTCTGATGCGCACCTATGCCTGGATGTACATCCTTGGCGGGCGCGGCATCCCGGCCCTGCTCGCCTATGTCGGGATCGAGGATCTCAGGCTGATCAACACGCCGGGCGCGGTGCTGCTCGGCATCGTCTACGGCTATCTGCCGCTGATGATCCTGCCGATCTATGTCAGCCTGGAGCGGCTTGACCGCCGGCTGCTGGAGGCGTCCGCCGATCTCGGCGCTACGCCTTTGTTCACATTCCTCGGCGTGACGCTGAGACTTTCGCTGCCCGGCGTGATGACCGGCTTCTCCCTGGTGATGATCCTGCTGCTCGGCGAATATCTGATCCCGACGCTGCTCGGCGGCGGCAAGGTGTTCTTCATCGGCAACGCGCTGGTCGACCTCTTCCTGCAGTCGCGCAACTGGCCGTTCGGATCGGCGATCGCCATCACCCTGGTGCTGGTCTCGGTGGCGGTGCTGATCGTCGCCAACCGCATCTCGACCCGGTTGTCGGGCGCACGCCGGGTGGATCTGATCTGA
- a CDS encoding ABC transporter permease, with product MRAFVVAVFAFLYLPIALVVLFSFNAGQHASEFTGFSVQWYGKALSNPFLVEALKNSLFIAATSALLAAVCGTAAALGLQRVGVRTRALFDALLGAAIVVPGVVIGISTLVALVQLFAVVNPFLASLWPTDQPPRLALGYGSIIAAHGLFSMALVTMIVGTRLSSLDRNLVEASSDLYATPLTTFRSIVLPQIMPAVIAGFLLAFTFSFDDFIIAFFVAGAQTTLPIYVFASIRRGVTPEINAVATIVLAASVLLVLLAQWQLGRRKPSP from the coding sequence ATGCGCGCCTTCGTCGTCGCCGTCTTTGCCTTCCTTTATCTGCCGATCGCGCTGGTCGTGCTGTTCTCCTTCAATGCCGGCCAGCATGCCAGCGAGTTCACCGGCTTCTCGGTGCAATGGTACGGCAAGGCGCTGTCGAATCCGTTCCTGGTCGAGGCGCTGAAGAACAGCCTGTTCATCGCCGCTACCAGCGCGCTGCTCGCGGCCGTTTGCGGCACGGCCGCCGCGCTTGGGCTGCAACGCGTCGGCGTGCGGACACGGGCGCTGTTCGATGCGCTGCTGGGCGCCGCGATCGTGGTGCCGGGCGTCGTCATCGGCATTTCGACGCTGGTCGCGCTGGTGCAGCTCTTTGCCGTCGTCAATCCGTTCCTCGCTTCGCTGTGGCCGACCGACCAGCCGCCGCGGCTTGCGCTCGGCTATGGCTCGATCATCGCTGCACACGGCCTGTTCTCGATGGCGCTGGTGACGATGATCGTCGGCACGCGGCTCAGCAGCCTCGACCGCAACCTGGTCGAGGCGTCGAGCGACCTCTATGCCACGCCGCTGACGACGTTCCGTTCGATCGTGCTGCCGCAGATCATGCCGGCGGTGATCGCCGGCTTCCTGCTTGCCTTCACCTTCTCCTTCGACGATTTCATCATCGCCTTCTTCGTCGCCGGCGCGCAGACGACACTGCCGATCTATGTCTTTGCCTCGATCCGGCGCGGCGTGACGCCGGAGATCAATGCCGTCGCGACGATCGTGCTCGCCGCCTCGGTCCTGCTCGTCCTGCTCGCCCAGTGGCAGCTCGGCCGACGAAAGCCATCGCCTTGA
- a CDS encoding glucose 1-dehydrogenase, producing MILKDRIAVVTGAGSGIGRAGAMIMASEGAVVVIADRDRTAGEATASDIRQAGGRAEAVAADVGSDTAVEGLIAGTLDKHGRIDILHSHAGIQVGGTLTEVSTDGMDASWRINVRAQFLAAKTVMPAMIAQGGGVILNTASNSGVFYDREMIAYATSKHAVVAMTRQMSLDYAKHNVRINALCPGWVDTPFNEPFIAQMGGRDAIENYVRTKIPMGRWASAQEIAEAILFLVSDRSSFMTGQALVVDGGESIG from the coding sequence ATGATTTTGAAAGATCGCATCGCCGTGGTGACGGGCGCGGGGTCGGGCATCGGGCGCGCCGGCGCCATGATCATGGCAAGCGAGGGGGCGGTCGTGGTGATCGCCGACCGGGACCGGACGGCCGGCGAAGCCACCGCGTCCGACATCCGCCAAGCCGGCGGCCGCGCCGAAGCGGTCGCCGCCGATGTAGGCAGCGACACGGCGGTCGAGGGTCTGATCGCGGGAACGCTGGACAAGCATGGCCGGATCGACATCCTGCACAGCCACGCCGGCATCCAGGTCGGCGGCACGCTGACCGAAGTGAGCACCGACGGCATGGACGCCTCGTGGCGGATCAATGTGCGGGCCCAGTTCCTCGCTGCCAAGACGGTAATGCCGGCGATGATCGCGCAGGGCGGCGGCGTCATCCTCAACACCGCTTCGAATTCCGGCGTTTTCTACGATCGCGAGATGATCGCCTACGCCACGTCGAAGCACGCCGTGGTGGCGATGACCAGGCAGATGTCGCTCGACTACGCCAAGCACAATGTGCGCATCAACGCGCTCTGCCCGGGCTGGGTCGACACGCCGTTCAACGAGCCGTTCATCGCCCAGATGGGCGGGCGCGATGCGATCGAAAACTATGTCCGCACCAAGATCCCGATGGGGCGCTGGGCGAGCGCGCAGGAGATCGCCGAAGCGATCCTGTTCCTCGTCTCCGACCGCTCGTCCTTCATGACCGGCCAGGCGCTGGTCGTGGACGGTGGCGAGAGCATCGGCTGA
- a CDS encoding glutamine synthetase family protein produces the protein MLDKQDFSPSSSADPQSWLTTHGINEVECLVPDVNGVLRGKALPAAKFLKSLEDRALCLPSSAFLVAIDGRYSGSIDEGFAYQDPDMRMVPDLSTLCHAPGAGAGKAYVFADTFHMDDRPWMASPRHVLRAVLDLYRRRGWRAVMAPELEFYLTAPNPDPDRPLTAPVGRNGRPENVQHPYDMQALEEFEPVIQRIYAHSAAAGLPLDTLIHESGTAQLEINFLHGDPLALADKALLFKRIARQAAQANGMHATFMAKPIAAQAGSSMHLHMSIVDESGEPLFAGKDGEDSEMFAHFIGGLQKYIPEVMPLFAPNVNSYRRIRPGHSAPANIEWSHDNRSCGLRVPMGGRAARRVENRLPGADANPYLAMAGSLIAGYLGIEEKLARSPEASGNAYRSQSTLPKTMEEALDRFAACEPVRALLGEDFSQTYLRVKSVELDLFQTVVTAWERDHLLLKV, from the coding sequence ATGCTTGATAAACAGGACTTTTCACCCTCCAGCAGCGCCGATCCGCAAAGCTGGCTGACAACGCATGGGATAAACGAGGTCGAATGCCTCGTGCCCGACGTCAACGGCGTGCTGCGCGGCAAGGCCTTGCCGGCGGCCAAGTTCCTCAAGTCGCTCGAGGACCGGGCGCTTTGCCTGCCGAGCAGTGCCTTCCTGGTCGCCATCGACGGCCGCTATTCCGGCTCCATCGATGAGGGCTTTGCCTATCAGGACCCCGACATGCGCATGGTGCCGGACCTGTCGACGCTTTGCCATGCGCCGGGCGCCGGCGCCGGCAAGGCCTATGTCTTTGCCGACACATTCCACATGGACGACCGGCCATGGATGGCCTCGCCGCGCCATGTGCTGCGGGCCGTGCTCGATCTCTACCGTCGGCGCGGCTGGCGCGCGGTGATGGCGCCGGAGCTGGAATTCTATCTCACGGCGCCAAACCCCGATCCGGACCGGCCGCTGACCGCGCCGGTTGGGCGCAACGGCCGTCCGGAAAACGTGCAGCATCCTTACGACATGCAGGCGCTGGAGGAGTTCGAGCCGGTTATCCAACGCATCTATGCGCATTCGGCGGCGGCTGGGTTGCCGCTCGACACGCTGATCCATGAATCCGGCACGGCGCAGTTGGAAATCAACTTCCTGCATGGCGATCCGCTGGCGCTGGCCGACAAGGCGCTGCTGTTCAAACGTATTGCGCGGCAGGCGGCGCAGGCGAACGGCATGCACGCCACCTTCATGGCGAAACCGATCGCGGCGCAGGCCGGCAGCTCGATGCACCTGCATATGTCGATCGTCGACGAGAGCGGCGAGCCCTTGTTCGCCGGCAAAGACGGCGAGGACAGCGAGATGTTCGCGCACTTCATCGGCGGCCTGCAGAAATACATCCCGGAGGTGATGCCGCTGTTCGCGCCCAACGTGAACTCGTATCGCCGCATCCGGCCCGGGCACAGCGCGCCGGCCAATATCGAATGGTCGCACGACAACCGTTCCTGCGGCCTGCGCGTGCCGATGGGCGGGCGCGCGGCGCGGCGGGTGGAGAACCGGCTTCCCGGCGCCGACGCCAATCCGTATCTGGCCATGGCCGGCTCGCTGATCGCCGGCTATCTCGGCATCGAGGAGAAGCTTGCCCGCTCGCCGGAGGCCTCCGGCAATGCCTATCGCAGCCAGAGCACGCTGCCGAAAACCATGGAGGAAGCGCTCGACCGCTTCGCTGCCTGCGAGCCGGTGCGGGCGCTGCTCGGCGAGGATTTCTCCCAGACCTATCTGCGCGTGAAGAGCGTCGAGCTCGACCTGTTCCAGACCGTGGTGACGGCGTGGGAACGCGACCATCTGCTGCTCAAGGTGTGA
- a CDS encoding FAD-binding oxidoreductase codes for MASSSTGFNSGLDIGKSYYVATANPAPDHPALASDVEADLVVVGGGCTGLSAALHAAERGLKVVLLEGGKIGWGASGRNGGQMIPGLRKGAKGLVKAFGPERAKALFDLAFEARGLVLDIIERHGIDCDLRLTGHLVGAVNGSDMRDFEEEAECLAKVMNFPHVEILSAAEARRMVDTPYHGASFEKLGGHMHPLNYTLGLARAASAAGVAIHENSVAVRLEREPSIRVFTDKGSVRARHVVLAGDALLEGLEPRVNSRIMPIGNYIVATEPLEGERNVIPSNVAVSDTLFVVNYYRMSADGRLLFGGGERYTPSPPADIAGFVRPHMEKTFPQLKGCRIDHAWGGLVSVTTSRLPHVGHYGEVYFAHGYSGKGVILSTLSGKLLAEAITGDASRLDLFSTLTPLPFPGGTALRGPLYVLGMLWYAMRDRLRH; via the coding sequence ATGGCTTCCAGTTCGACGGGTTTCAATTCCGGTCTCGATATCGGCAAATCCTACTATGTCGCCACCGCCAATCCGGCGCCGGACCATCCGGCGCTCGCCAGCGATGTCGAAGCTGACCTGGTGGTCGTCGGCGGCGGCTGCACAGGTTTGTCGGCGGCGCTTCATGCCGCCGAACGCGGCCTGAAAGTGGTGCTGCTCGAAGGCGGCAAGATCGGCTGGGGCGCATCAGGGCGCAATGGCGGCCAGATGATCCCCGGCCTTCGCAAGGGCGCCAAGGGGTTGGTCAAGGCGTTCGGACCGGAACGGGCGAAGGCGCTGTTCGACCTCGCCTTCGAGGCGCGGGGTCTGGTGCTCGACATCATCGAGCGCCACGGCATCGACTGCGATCTTCGCCTGACCGGTCATCTGGTCGGCGCGGTCAACGGCTCGGACATGCGAGACTTCGAGGAGGAGGCCGAGTGCCTCGCCAAGGTGATGAACTTTCCGCATGTCGAGATCCTGTCGGCGGCGGAGGCGCGGCGAATGGTCGACACGCCCTATCACGGCGCATCCTTCGAAAAGCTCGGCGGCCACATGCACCCGCTGAACTACACGCTGGGCCTCGCGCGCGCCGCTTCCGCCGCAGGTGTTGCCATCCACGAGAACTCGGTTGCGGTGCGCCTCGAGCGCGAGCCGTCCATCCGCGTGTTCACCGACAAGGGCTCGGTCCGCGCCCGGCATGTCGTGCTGGCAGGCGATGCGCTGCTCGAGGGACTGGAGCCGCGCGTCAACAGCCGCATCATGCCGATCGGCAACTACATCGTCGCCACCGAACCACTGGAGGGCGAACGCAATGTCATCCCGTCCAATGTCGCGGTTTCCGACACGCTCTTCGTGGTCAACTACTACCGCATGTCGGCGGACGGCCGCCTGCTGTTCGGCGGCGGCGAGCGCTATACGCCGTCGCCGCCGGCCGATATCGCCGGCTTCGTTCGGCCGCATATGGAAAAGACCTTTCCACAGCTCAAGGGCTGCCGGATCGATCACGCCTGGGGCGGCCTGGTGTCGGTGACGACATCGCGCCTGCCGCATGTCGGGCACTATGGCGAGGTCTATTTCGCGCATGGCTATTCCGGCAAGGGCGTCATCCTGTCGACGCTGTCGGGCAAGCTGCTCGCGGAAGCGATCACGGGCGACGCCTCGCGGCTCGACCTGTTCTCGACGCTGACGCCACTGCCGTTCCCAGGCGGCACCGCGTTGCGCGGGCCGCTCTATGTGCTGGGCATGTTGTGGTACGCCATGCGCGACCGGCTGAGGCATTGA
- a CDS encoding DeoR/GlpR family DNA-binding transcription regulator yields the protein MNIEPGKLTKKQRHELILSEVRRSASIRISKLARRIGVAGETIRRDLIELGEAGLINRTYGGATISLMTSEPVIAERGLTMVEERARIGRGAAGLIEKGGIVMIDGGSTTYEVARGLSLLGRELTIITNSIGVASVAGANPGFRVILCPGTYDSREAAVLGEDTVEFVHRYNADIAIIGASAVNAEGPSDMISGAAAVKRAMMARSLSTMLVVTNDKFGRSSLERVCALSELSDVVTDSEPAPELRAAIEEAGAELHVFAG from the coding sequence ATGAATATCGAGCCGGGCAAACTGACCAAGAAGCAGCGACACGAGCTTATCCTGTCGGAGGTCAGGCGCTCGGCATCGATCCGCATCTCCAAGCTCGCCCGGCGCATCGGAGTCGCCGGCGAGACCATCCGCCGCGATCTCATCGAGCTCGGCGAGGCCGGGCTGATCAACCGCACCTATGGCGGCGCGACGATCTCGCTGATGACGTCCGAGCCGGTGATCGCCGAACGCGGCCTCACCATGGTCGAGGAGCGCGCCCGCATCGGGCGGGGCGCTGCCGGCCTGATCGAGAAAGGCGGCATCGTGATGATCGATGGCGGATCGACCACCTACGAGGTCGCGCGCGGCCTCTCCCTGCTCGGCCGGGAACTCACGATCATCACCAACTCCATCGGTGTCGCCTCGGTTGCCGGCGCCAATCCGGGCTTTCGCGTGATCCTTTGCCCCGGCACCTATGACAGCCGCGAGGCCGCCGTGCTCGGTGAGGACACGGTCGAATTCGTACACCGCTACAATGCCGACATCGCCATCATTGGCGCTTCGGCCGTGAATGCCGAAGGGCCGAGCGATATGATCTCCGGCGCGGCGGCGGTGAAGCGGGCGATGATGGCGCGATCGCTGTCGACGATGCTGGTCGTCACCAACGACAAGTTCGGCCGCAGCAGCCTAGAACGGGTCTGCGCTTTGAGTGAGCTTTCCGATGTCGTCACCGACAGCGAGCCGGCGCCGGAACTCCGCGCCGCGATCGAGGAGGCGGGCGCCGAGCTTCACGTCTTTGCCGGCTGA
- a CDS encoding ABC transporter ATP-binding protein, translated as MTRPFLSIRAVRKTFGGFVAVHDVTIDVPKGEFLTFLGPSGSGKSTTLYAIAGFQDPTSGDVLLEDKSLLAVPSHKRNIGMVFQRYTLFPHLSVAENVAFPLRVRRRPDSEVKRKVADMLALVRLDSFADRYPGALSGGQQQRVALARALAYDPPILLMDEPLSALDKKLRQEIQAEIRRIHHETGVTILYVTHDQEEALHLSDRIALFRSGRIAQIGTGEDLYLRPANEFVAGFIGNSNFLAVEHLETENGAAVVRLSDGSIVKGVKATHKLDRGQKARLMVRPEAFRLAGVPGNASLAVEIVDAAFFGDRRRVVARTASGDEIDVRPTSDAAEPDSADAASGRQIFFDPASAFLFPA; from the coding sequence ATGACCCGGCCATTCCTCTCCATACGCGCGGTGAGAAAGACGTTCGGCGGCTTCGTCGCCGTCCATGACGTCACCATCGACGTGCCCAAGGGCGAATTCCTGACGTTCCTGGGACCCTCGGGTTCCGGCAAGTCGACGACGCTCTATGCGATCGCCGGTTTCCAGGACCCGACCTCCGGCGACGTGCTGCTTGAAGACAAGTCACTGCTCGCAGTGCCTTCCCACAAACGCAACATCGGCATGGTCTTCCAGCGCTACACGCTGTTCCCGCATCTGAGCGTTGCCGAGAATGTGGCGTTTCCGCTGCGCGTGCGCCGCAGGCCGGACAGCGAGGTGAAGCGCAAGGTCGCCGACATGCTCGCGCTGGTGCGCCTCGACAGTTTCGCCGACCGCTATCCGGGCGCGCTGTCGGGTGGCCAGCAGCAGCGCGTGGCGCTTGCCCGCGCGCTCGCCTACGATCCGCCGATCCTTCTGATGGACGAGCCGCTGTCGGCGCTCGACAAGAAGCTGCGCCAGGAAATCCAGGCCGAGATCCGCCGCATCCACCACGAGACAGGCGTCACCATCCTCTATGTCACGCACGACCAGGAGGAGGCTCTGCATCTTTCCGATCGGATCGCCCTGTTCAGGAGCGGACGCATCGCGCAGATCGGCACCGGCGAGGACCTCTATCTGAGGCCCGCGAACGAATTCGTCGCCGGCTTCATCGGCAATTCCAATTTCTTGGCCGTCGAGCATCTCGAAACCGAGAATGGCGCTGCCGTGGTGCGGCTGTCCGATGGCTCGATCGTCAAGGGTGTGAAAGCGACCCACAAGCTCGACCGCGGTCAGAAGGCCAGGCTGATGGTGCGGCCGGAAGCCTTCCGCCTGGCGGGAGTGCCGGGAAACGCGTCGCTCGCCGTCGAGATCGTCGACGCCGCCTTCTTCGGTGACCGCCGCCGCGTCGTGGCGCGCACCGCGTCGGGCGACGAGATCGACGTCAGGCCGACCTCGGACGCCGCGGAGCCGGACAGCGCCGATGCCGCTTCGGGCCGGCAGATCTTCTTCGATCCCGCTTCGGCATTCCTGTTTCCGGCTTGA
- a CDS encoding ABC transporter permease, which yields MLLDYDRLGWLRAALAGFTALVAAFLLLPVVFIVLLSFGSSRWLAFPPPGWTLKWYQELLADPAWIDAALTSARIAAMAAILSVLIGLLASFSLVRGEFPGRQLLRGLLLTPMVLPVVVFAIAIYAFFLRIGLAGTTIGFVIAHTILALPFAIIPIATALEGFDKSIEDAAIVCGASPLHARLRITLPSIRIGIFSAAIFSFLASWDEVVVAIFMASPTLHTLPVKIWCSLRADLSPVVAAASSLLVGLTLCLMIVTALLRRKLSR from the coding sequence ATGCTGCTCGATTACGACCGGCTTGGATGGCTGCGCGCAGCACTTGCCGGCTTCACCGCGCTGGTCGCCGCTTTCCTCCTGCTGCCGGTGGTCTTCATCGTCCTTTTGTCGTTCGGCTCGTCGCGCTGGCTGGCCTTCCCGCCGCCCGGCTGGACGCTGAAATGGTACCAGGAATTGCTGGCCGACCCGGCCTGGATCGACGCGGCGCTGACCAGCGCGCGCATCGCTGCGATGGCCGCAATCTTGTCGGTGCTGATCGGCTTGCTTGCATCCTTCAGCCTGGTCAGGGGCGAGTTTCCCGGGCGGCAATTGCTGCGCGGATTGCTGCTGACACCGATGGTGCTGCCGGTCGTGGTCTTCGCCATCGCCATCTACGCCTTCTTCCTGCGCATCGGCCTTGCCGGCACCACGATCGGCTTTGTCATCGCCCACACCATCCTGGCGCTGCCCTTCGCCATCATTCCGATCGCAACCGCGCTCGAAGGCTTCGACAAATCCATCGAGGACGCGGCGATCGTCTGCGGCGCCAGCCCGCTGCATGCGAGGCTGAGGATCACGCTGCCCTCGATCCGCATCGGCATCTTCTCGGCCGCGATCTTTTCCTTCCTCGCCTCGTGGGACGAGGTGGTGGTGGCGATCTTCATGGCAAGCCCCACCTTGCACACCTTGCCGGTCAAGATATGGTGCAGCCTGCGCGCCGACCTCAGCCCGGTCGTCGCCGCCGCCTCCAGCCTGCTCGTCGGCCTCACCTTATGCCTGATGATCGTGACCGCACTCCTTCGCAGAAAACTGTCCAGATGA
- a CDS encoding ABC transporter permease, with protein sequence MTGTAFRRQSFAGLPAGSGGALPALTLVGLFFIVPVVALLLRSVTEPEPGLQNYAALFGSGTYVRVFLNTFLVAAVVTIVTIVVAFPVAWMLAIMPPALGSVVFGIIILSMWTNLLTRTYAWMVLLQRTGVINRALMSLGIIHEPLPLINNLTGVTIGMVYIMLPFMILPLVGTLRAIDPMTLRAAALCGASPLQAFRRILLPLSLPGIAAGGLMVFVMSLGYFVTPALLGGTSNMMLAEMIAQTVQSLLNWGLGSATAFVLLVVTMALYAIQLRLVGARRLAGGL encoded by the coding sequence ATGACGGGAACTGCTTTCAGACGCCAATCCTTTGCCGGCCTGCCGGCCGGCAGCGGCGGCGCCTTGCCGGCCCTGACGCTGGTCGGCCTGTTCTTCATCGTGCCGGTGGTCGCCTTGCTGCTGCGCAGCGTCACTGAGCCTGAGCCCGGGCTGCAGAACTACGCCGCCCTTTTCGGCAGCGGCACCTATGTACGGGTGTTCCTCAACACTTTTCTCGTCGCCGCCGTCGTTACGATCGTTACTATCGTCGTGGCGTTTCCTGTCGCATGGATGCTGGCGATCATGCCGCCGGCGCTCGGCTCGGTCGTCTTCGGCATCATCATCCTCTCGATGTGGACCAATCTGCTGACCCGAACCTATGCCTGGATGGTGCTGCTGCAGCGTACCGGCGTGATCAACCGTGCCTTGATGAGCCTCGGCATCATCCATGAGCCGTTGCCGCTCATCAACAATCTGACCGGCGTCACCATCGGCATGGTCTACATCATGCTGCCCTTCATGATCCTGCCGCTGGTCGGCACGCTGCGCGCCATCGACCCGATGACGCTGCGCGCCGCAGCCCTTTGCGGCGCAAGCCCTCTCCAGGCCTTCCGCCGCATCCTGCTGCCGCTGTCGCTGCCCGGCATCGCCGCCGGCGGGCTGATGGTCTTCGTCATGTCGCTCGGCTATTTCGTGACGCCTGCGCTGCTCGGCGGCACGTCGAACATGATGCTCGCCGAGATGATCGCCCAGACGGTGCAGTCGCTGCTCAACTGGGGGCTGGGCAGCGCGACCGCCTTCGTGCTGCTTGTCGTCACCATGGCGCTCTATGCGATCCAGCTTCGCCTCGTCGGCGCCCGACGTCTGGCCGGAGGGCTCTGA